A single Thiohalobacter thiocyanaticus DNA region contains:
- a CDS encoding rhomboid family intramembrane serine protease translates to MFPLKDDNPAALPPMITVALIAACVLVFFWQLSLGQAQQAAVFAFGTVPAVLFGLAELPPELQLIPAELTLVTSMFMHGGWMHIIGNMLYLWIFGNNVEDAMGHVRFIVFYLVCGLAAVLAHALPGPESTVPMIGASGAISGVLGAYLLLYPHARVLVAIPFGFIIQTFYLPAVAVLGLWFVIQLLNSATTAAEGGGVAWGAHIGGFVAGMLLVPLFKRRDVPLWQRPGR, encoded by the coding sequence ATGTTTCCACTCAAGGACGACAATCCGGCCGCGTTGCCGCCGATGATCACCGTGGCCCTGATCGCGGCCTGCGTGCTGGTGTTCTTCTGGCAGCTGTCGCTGGGCCAGGCCCAGCAGGCCGCGGTATTCGCGTTCGGCACGGTGCCGGCAGTACTGTTCGGCCTGGCCGAACTGCCGCCGGAACTGCAGCTGATTCCGGCCGAACTGACCCTGGTGACCAGCATGTTCATGCATGGCGGCTGGATGCACATCATCGGCAACATGCTCTACCTGTGGATTTTCGGCAACAATGTCGAGGATGCGATGGGACACGTGCGGTTCATCGTCTTCTACCTGGTCTGCGGACTGGCAGCGGTGCTGGCCCATGCCTTGCCCGGTCCTGAATCCACCGTGCCCATGATCGGGGCCAGCGGGGCCATTTCCGGCGTGCTCGGCGCCTACCTGCTGTTGTATCCGCATGCGCGGGTACTGGTGGCCATTCCCTTCGGTTTCATCATCCAGACCTTCTACCTGCCGGCGGTCGCGGTGCTGGGGCTGTGGTTCGTGATTCAGCTGTTGAACTCGGCCACCACGGCTGCCGAAGGCGGCGGTGTGGCCTGGGGCGCGCACATCGGCGGTTTCGTCGCCGGCATGCTGCTGGTGCCTCTGTTCAAACGCCGCGACGTGCCCCTGTGGCAGCGGCCGGGACGCTGA
- a CDS encoding metallophosphoesterase: MRGSPFRSDPALTRQLIERLGRVHARQRLGLEQDYEARVFGQGRNFFHLENWYSVHGLIRLLLRASLLHGRGRRNARRIRVRHNRVAIPHLPPVCAGLRLLHISDLHLDMAEDMPAVLSETVRELDYDLCVLTGDFRARTHGPCEAALHGLERLRTHLASPVYAILGNHDSIRMVPGIEALDIHLLLNESVRFARGDDGIYLVGVDDPHYYRADNLEKAVGGVPDEAVTILLAHSPELYRQASCLGFDLMLCGHTHGGQICLPGGRPILCNARAPRALCRGAWRYNGMQGYTSAGSGACIVDVRLNCPPEVTLHTLMPAQVGSSALEG; this comes from the coding sequence GTGCGCGGCTCGCCATTCCGAAGCGACCCGGCGCTGACCCGGCAGCTGATCGAGCGGCTGGGTCGTGTCCATGCCCGCCAGCGGCTGGGTCTGGAACAGGACTACGAGGCGCGGGTGTTCGGTCAGGGCCGCAACTTCTTCCACCTGGAGAACTGGTACTCGGTGCACGGCCTGATCCGCCTGCTGTTGCGAGCCAGCCTGCTGCACGGCCGTGGGCGGCGCAACGCCCGCCGCATCCGGGTCCGGCACAACCGTGTAGCCATTCCTCATCTGCCGCCGGTCTGCGCGGGGCTGCGACTGCTGCACATCTCCGACCTGCACCTGGATATGGCCGAGGACATGCCGGCGGTGCTGAGCGAGACGGTGCGGGAACTGGACTACGACCTGTGCGTGCTGACGGGAGATTTCCGCGCCCGCACCCACGGCCCCTGCGAGGCGGCCCTGCACGGGCTGGAACGCCTGCGCACACACCTGGCCTCGCCGGTCTATGCCATCCTCGGCAACCATGACAGCATCCGCATGGTGCCGGGGATCGAGGCGCTGGATATTCACCTGCTGCTGAACGAATCGGTACGCTTCGCGCGGGGCGATGACGGTATTTATCTGGTCGGGGTCGACGATCCGCACTACTACCGGGCCGACAATCTGGAGAAGGCCGTGGGCGGGGTGCCCGATGAGGCGGTCACCATTCTGCTCGCGCATTCGCCGGAGCTCTACCGCCAGGCCAGCTGTCTCGGCTTCGATCTGATGCTGTGCGGCCACACCCACGGCGGCCAGATCTGCCTGCCCGGGGGGCGGCCGATACTGTGCAACGCCCGTGCCCCGCGTGCCCTGTGCCGTGGCGCCTGGCGCTACAACGGCATGCAGGGTTATACCTCGGCCGGCTCCGGCGCCTGCATCGTCGATGTGCGGCTCAATTGCCCGCCGGAGGTCACGCTCCACACCCTGATGCCGGCGCAGGTCGGAAGCAGTGCGTTGGAGGGGTGA
- a CDS encoding CDP-archaeol synthase, which produces MDSVLPPSLALLLLLMVANGAPILAQRLLGRRFDWPLDGGLVLSDQQRLLGGSKTVRGVVSALLLTPVAALMLGEPAWLGGLLALGAMAGDALSSFVKRRLGRPASSQALGLDQIPEALLPLLLVGEHLQLDALTITLLVVAFLILELLLSKLLYRLRIRKRPY; this is translated from the coding sequence ATGGATTCCGTCCTGCCCCCCTCCCTCGCTCTGCTGCTGTTGCTGATGGTGGCCAATGGCGCGCCGATCCTGGCCCAGCGACTGCTGGGCCGGCGCTTCGACTGGCCGCTCGACGGCGGCCTGGTGTTGTCCGACCAGCAGCGGCTGCTGGGCGGATCCAAGACCGTGCGCGGCGTTGTCAGCGCCCTGCTCCTCACCCCGGTCGCGGCGCTGATGCTGGGCGAACCGGCCTGGCTGGGCGGCCTGCTCGCCCTCGGGGCGATGGCCGGCGACGCCCTGTCCAGCTTTGTGAAGCGCCGGCTTGGACGACCGGCAAGCAGCCAGGCCCTGGGGCTGGACCAGATTCCCGAGGCCCTGCTGCCGCTGCTGCTGGTAGGTGAGCACCTGCAACTGGATGCGCTGACCATCACCCTGCTGGTCGTGGCCTTCCTGATCCTGGAGTTGCTGCTGTCGAAACTGCTCTACCGGCTGCGCATCCGCAAACGGCCGTATTAG
- a CDS encoding HDOD domain-containing protein, with protein sequence MNSQPISPQQLERIRPSDLPAPPREALRVVQACTDPAIDNPQLAELIERLPKLSAELLRLSNSSFFALRSQVRSIAHAVSLLGHRNLRNLSLCLAMRDAVAADAMPGFDLEAFWEDALRRGVAARLLAGEVGLDGDEAFTVGLLQDFGLLIGFYLRPDRSHEWICLRPLDPEARLQAERTLFGMTHTQLGQTLARQWALPEELNEVIGLHHAPVLTELEPHVQSLCRLARSADWLAAVYTADDSRGVIHRCRELLHGDWGLESAVTDALLDHINQAMAEAAQALNLPIAHQTGLDEVMRAANLRLAEDNLSFQEMTLELERALDERNHMAHELERELTLAREVQCSLMPRREVPRGRVIGVNHSARRLSGDFYDYFPTRNDQIWFAIADVSGKGMNAALLMAKASSLFHCLGKVLVDPSMLLATLNREIAESAIRGMFVTMVIGIYDVHSGRGKLANAGHLPALQAGPDGAIREFPALAPPLGILPEGRFPAVEFDLTAGELYLFTDGLIEAEVQGAPLELEGLAGLIRRERHLELEQRLHRIMDAVIPASGSPRDDLTLLAVDLTTSE encoded by the coding sequence ATGAACAGCCAGCCCATTTCACCGCAGCAACTGGAACGGATCCGGCCTTCCGACCTGCCGGCGCCGCCGCGCGAGGCGCTGCGGGTGGTACAGGCCTGCACCGATCCGGCCATCGACAACCCGCAGTTGGCCGAGTTGATCGAGCGTCTGCCCAAGCTCAGTGCCGAACTGCTGCGCCTGTCCAACTCCTCCTTCTTCGCCCTGCGCAGCCAGGTCAGGAGCATTGCCCATGCCGTATCCCTGCTGGGGCATCGCAACCTGCGCAATCTGTCCCTGTGTCTGGCCATGCGCGATGCGGTGGCCGCGGACGCGATGCCCGGCTTCGATCTGGAGGCCTTCTGGGAGGACGCACTGCGCCGTGGCGTGGCGGCCCGATTGCTGGCAGGCGAGGTCGGACTGGACGGCGACGAGGCCTTCACCGTCGGACTGCTGCAGGATTTCGGGCTGCTGATCGGATTCTACCTGCGTCCCGATCGCAGCCACGAATGGATCTGCCTGCGCCCGCTTGATCCCGAGGCGCGCCTGCAGGCAGAACGTACCCTGTTCGGCATGACCCACACCCAACTCGGGCAGACCCTGGCGCGGCAGTGGGCGTTGCCTGAAGAGCTGAACGAAGTCATCGGCCTGCATCACGCGCCGGTGCTGACGGAACTGGAACCGCATGTGCAGTCGCTGTGCCGGCTGGCGCGCAGCGCCGACTGGCTGGCGGCTGTCTATACCGCAGACGACAGCCGCGGCGTCATCCACCGCTGCCGCGAGTTGCTGCACGGCGACTGGGGCCTGGAGTCCGCCGTCACCGATGCATTGCTCGATCACATCAACCAGGCCATGGCCGAGGCCGCCCAGGCCCTGAACCTGCCGATTGCGCACCAGACCGGCCTGGACGAGGTCATGCGCGCGGCCAACCTGCGCCTGGCCGAGGACAATCTCAGCTTCCAGGAAATGACCCTGGAACTGGAACGCGCTCTGGATGAGCGCAACCACATGGCCCATGAACTGGAGCGGGAACTGACCCTGGCCCGCGAAGTGCAGTGCAGCCTGATGCCCCGGCGCGAGGTGCCGCGGGGTCGGGTTATCGGCGTCAATCATTCCGCCCGCCGGTTATCCGGCGATTTCTATGACTATTTCCCGACGCGTAATGACCAGATCTGGTTCGCCATCGCCGATGTTTCCGGCAAGGGCATGAACGCCGCCCTGCTCATGGCCAAGGCCAGCAGCCTGTTCCACTGCCTGGGCAAGGTGCTGGTGGATCCCTCCATGCTGCTGGCTACCCTCAACCGCGAGATTGCCGAAAGTGCCATCCGCGGCATGTTCGTGACCATGGTCATCGGTATCTACGATGTTCACAGCGGCCGGGGAAAACTGGCCAATGCCGGGCATCTGCCGGCGTTGCAGGCCGGGCCGGACGGGGCGATACGGGAATTCCCGGCCCTGGCGCCGCCGCTGGGCATACTGCCCGAGGGAAGGTTCCCCGCCGTGGAGTTCGACCTCACTGCCGGTGAGTTGTACCTGTTCACCGACGGCCTGATCGAGGCCGAGGTCCAGGGGGCGCCGCTGGAACTGGAGGGGCTGGCCGGGCTGATCCGGCGCGAGCGTCATCTGGAACTGGAACAGCGTTTGCATCGGATCATGGACGCGGTTATCCCCGCCAGCGGCAGTCCACGTGACGACCTGACCCTGCTGGCCGTGGATTTGACGACATCAGAATGA
- a CDS encoding ATP-binding protein, translating to MKQATRLLRIEFEALPERLQLLRCLLRELAAGAGFTPEQRDAVVLAVNEACANVIQHAYAGRDPGPVVLEAYALEAGLAFELIDWGQGVARGQLRPRPLEQLRPGGLGMHFMQSILDGMEYSPSPEGNRMRMRVYREYGQGR from the coding sequence ATGAAACAGGCAACGCGATTGCTGCGGATCGAGTTCGAGGCCCTGCCGGAGCGGCTGCAGCTGCTGCGCTGCCTGCTGCGCGAACTGGCGGCGGGCGCCGGTTTCACCCCGGAGCAGCGGGATGCCGTGGTGCTGGCGGTCAACGAGGCCTGCGCCAATGTCATCCAGCACGCCTATGCCGGGCGCGACCCCGGGCCGGTGGTGCTGGAGGCCTATGCACTGGAGGCCGGGCTGGCGTTCGAGCTGATCGACTGGGGCCAGGGCGTGGCGCGCGGGCAGTTGCGGCCGCGGCCGCTGGAACAGCTGCGCCCGGGAGGGCTGGGGATGCACTTCATGCAGAGCATCCTGGACGGCATGGAGTACTCGCCCTCGCCCGAGGGCAACCGCATGCGCATGCGGGTCTACCGGGAGTACGGACAGGGACGATGA
- a CDS encoding STAS domain-containing protein: MTHAEVNLDRGYAVVALQGEIDLYSSPQARELILGCLEEGRPTLVDLSAVSYIDSSGVASLVEGLQKARAGGLAFALVGVSEAAMKVLQLARLDTVFDVYSGIDACPAV; encoded by the coding sequence ATGACACACGCCGAGGTGAATCTGGACCGGGGCTACGCCGTGGTCGCGCTGCAGGGCGAGATCGATCTGTACAGTTCGCCGCAGGCGCGCGAGTTGATCCTCGGCTGCCTGGAGGAGGGCCGACCCACCCTGGTGGATCTGTCCGCAGTGAGTTACATCGACAGTTCCGGCGTGGCCAGCCTGGTCGAAGGGCTGCAGAAGGCGCGTGCGGGCGGGCTGGCCTTTGCCCTGGTCGGCGTCAGCGAGGCGGCCATGAAGGTGCTGCAGCTGGCGCGGCTGGATACGGTGTTCGACGTCTATTCCGGCATCGATGCCTGTCCGGCGGTTTAG
- a CDS encoding MlaE family ABC transporter permease: protein MYALTENLGRRVARGIDEFGYAALLLVESLYWLVAGALRGQPVRLRAVVTEMMRIGVAAIPIVAILAFANGVMMALQGVYTLKDFGAESQVIPGLALSITREFGALIVGIVVAGRSGSAIAARIGSMQMSQEIDALRVLGVNPVRYLVAPILLAMLVMVPALTILANLMALTGGGLLCVLKLHFSLATYWESVIAYLEVSDVMQGLVKSLVFAVLIALVGCTNGFMARGGADGIGHSTTRSVVLCIAAIVIADMLFTLFLSR from the coding sequence GTGTATGCCCTGACCGAAAACCTGGGCCGGCGCGTGGCGCGCGGCATCGACGAGTTCGGCTATGCCGCGCTGCTGCTGGTCGAAAGCCTGTACTGGCTGGTCGCCGGGGCGCTGCGCGGCCAGCCGGTGCGGCTGCGCGCCGTGGTCACCGAGATGATGCGCATCGGTGTGGCGGCGATTCCCATCGTCGCCATTCTGGCCTTTGCCAACGGCGTGATGATGGCCCTGCAGGGGGTCTATACGCTCAAGGATTTCGGCGCCGAGTCCCAGGTCATCCCCGGACTGGCGCTGTCGATCACGCGCGAGTTCGGCGCGCTGATTGTCGGCATTGTGGTGGCGGGGCGTTCCGGTTCGGCCATCGCCGCGCGCATCGGTTCGATGCAGATGTCGCAGGAGATCGACGCCCTGCGGGTACTGGGCGTGAACCCGGTGCGCTACCTGGTCGCCCCCATCCTGCTGGCGATGCTGGTGATGGTGCCGGCGCTGACCATCCTGGCCAATCTCATGGCCCTGACCGGCGGCGGGCTGCTGTGTGTGCTCAAGCTGCACTTCAGCCTGGCCACCTACTGGGAGTCGGTGATTGCCTACCTGGAGGTGTCTGATGTCATGCAGGGCCTGGTCAAGAGTCTGGTGTTTGCGGTGCTGATCGCGCTGGTGGGCTGCACCAACGGTTTCATGGCCCGCGGCGGAGCGGACGGCATCGGTCATTCGACCACCCGTTCAGTGGTCTTGTGCATCGCCGCAATCGTCATTGCCGATATGCTCTTCACCCTGTTCCTGAGCCGCTGA
- a CDS encoding ABC transporter ATP-binding protein, translating to MDAAAKPGARERIQPGQPVVEVQGLGARYGEVSVLEDVDLDISAGEIHVIMGGSGSGKSTLLRHLLGLNRPAAGTVRLFGQDIGRLGERELLALRKRIGVSFQGGALFSSMTVEDNVAFPLREHTRLDENTIRIMTRMKLEVVNLAGFEDLLPNQLSGGMVKRAALARAIVMDPQLLFFDEPSAGLDPVVSAELDELIIRLRDIMKITIVVVTHELESAFKIADRITVLDRGRILMTDTTEAVRATDQCRVQALLQRRPEALQLDAEDYLQRLTRQ from the coding sequence ATGGACGCGGCAGCGAAACCGGGCGCACGTGAACGCATTCAGCCGGGCCAGCCGGTGGTCGAGGTGCAGGGCCTGGGCGCACGCTATGGCGAGGTGAGCGTGCTGGAGGATGTCGACCTGGACATCAGCGCCGGCGAGATCCACGTGATCATGGGCGGCAGCGGCTCGGGCAAGTCCACCCTGCTGCGTCACCTGCTGGGGCTGAACCGCCCGGCCGCAGGCACGGTGCGGCTGTTCGGCCAGGACATCGGACGTCTCGGCGAGCGCGAACTGCTGGCGCTGCGCAAGCGCATCGGCGTGTCCTTCCAGGGCGGGGCCCTGTTCAGTTCCATGACGGTGGAGGACAACGTTGCCTTCCCGCTGCGCGAACACACCCGGCTGGATGAGAACACCATCCGCATCATGACCCGCATGAAGCTGGAGGTGGTGAACCTGGCCGGCTTCGAGGACCTGCTGCCCAACCAGCTCTCCGGCGGCATGGTCAAGCGCGCGGCGCTGGCCCGGGCCATTGTGATGGACCCGCAGCTGTTGTTCTTCGACGAGCCCTCGGCGGGACTGGACCCGGTGGTCTCGGCCGAACTCGACGAGTTGATCATCCGCCTGCGCGATATCATGAAGATCACCATCGTGGTGGTCACGCACGAACTGGAGAGCGCGTTCAAGATCGCCGACCGCATCACGGTGCTGGACCGCGGTCGCATCCTGATGACCGACACCACCGAGGCGGTGCGGGCGACGGACCAGTGTCGTGTCCAGGCCCTGCTGCAGCGCCGGCCGGAGGCGCTGCAGCTCGACGCCGAGGATTACCTGCAACGACTGACCAGGCAGTGA
- a CDS encoding MlaD family protein, with translation MRRDNINYFLVGLFTLISLTVLLVALYKITGRVGQAEPYHVYFRNIAGLGKGTHVTYEGYQVGYVDRLVPEQTGQGTRYRVEVLVRRDWRIPEDSQARIHATGLLGDTVIEIAEGGSERHLEPGAAIPGAPAQDVFAVLNEVAAEVGGLTRDSLRPLLDNLNTQVSGIGGEVQARLPGILGGLESMVGRLDNSAARLESILDADTETRVDSILVNVDDMSRDLAGLSRGLQSSQQALDALLADAHALVRDNDADVRRSVVGLRRSVEASARAIDAIMHDLRQASRNMNEFSRQIRGNPGLLIRSRPQTGEE, from the coding sequence ATGCGTAGAGACAATATCAATTATTTCCTGGTGGGGCTGTTCACCCTGATCAGCCTGACGGTGCTGCTCGTCGCGCTGTACAAGATCACCGGCCGGGTGGGCCAGGCCGAGCCCTATCATGTCTATTTCCGGAACATCGCCGGCCTGGGCAAGGGTACCCATGTCACCTACGAGGGGTATCAGGTCGGCTATGTGGACCGACTGGTGCCGGAGCAGACCGGGCAGGGCACCCGCTACCGGGTGGAGGTCCTGGTCCGCCGCGACTGGCGGATCCCCGAGGACAGCCAGGCCCGGATTCACGCCACCGGCCTGCTGGGCGATACCGTGATCGAGATCGCGGAGGGCGGGAGCGAGCGTCACCTGGAACCGGGCGCAGCCATCCCCGGGGCGCCGGCGCAGGACGTGTTTGCCGTGCTCAACGAGGTGGCGGCCGAGGTCGGCGGGCTGACCCGCGACAGCCTGCGACCGTTGCTGGACAATCTGAACACTCAGGTCAGCGGCATCGGCGGCGAGGTGCAGGCCCGGCTGCCGGGCATCCTCGGCGGGCTGGAGTCCATGGTCGGGCGGCTGGACAACAGCGCCGCGCGGCTGGAGTCCATCCTGGATGCCGACACCGAAACGCGGGTGGACAGCATCCTGGTCAATGTCGATGATATGAGCCGCGACCTGGCCGGCCTGAGCCGCGGCCTGCAGAGTTCGCAGCAGGCGCTGGACGCCCTGCTTGCGGATGCCCATGCCCTGGTGCGCGACAACGACGCCGATGTGCGCCGCAGCGTGGTCGGTCTGCGCCGCTCGGTAGAGGCCTCGGCCCGCGCCATCGACGCCATCATGCACGACCTGCGCCAGGCCAGCCGCAACATGAACGAGTTCAGCCGCCAGATCCGCGGCAATCCGGGCCTGCTGATCCGTAGCCGGCCGCAGACGGGCGAGGAGTAG
- a CDS encoding ABC-type transport auxiliary lipoprotein family protein, with product MRSTVTVFCLLMVLLAGGCAGPAAVPEDSYYRLARPEPENRLNRPLLTGGLAVAPVQTPALYQDRAIVYRTIEQPLQLRRHHYHYWSEHPPQLLQAYLVDYLTATGLADRVLEDDYAGAARYRLLARVERFDQIRGAQGAGVEVAMAFELHDRDTGERLAASELSRSLFSAAGDGSIHTTVGLFHKALEQISAEWLQRLADAQP from the coding sequence ATGCGCAGCACAGTCACAGTGTTCTGTCTGCTTATGGTGCTGCTGGCCGGCGGCTGCGCCGGTCCCGCCGCCGTGCCCGAGGACAGTTATTACCGCCTCGCGCGGCCCGAGCCCGAAAACCGCCTGAATCGGCCGCTGCTGACCGGCGGGCTGGCGGTCGCGCCGGTGCAGACGCCGGCCCTGTACCAGGACCGCGCCATTGTCTATCGCACGATCGAGCAGCCGCTGCAGCTGCGGCGCCATCATTACCATTACTGGAGCGAGCACCCGCCGCAGCTGCTGCAGGCGTATCTGGTTGACTATCTCACGGCCACCGGCCTGGCTGACCGGGTGCTGGAGGATGACTATGCCGGCGCGGCCCGCTACCGGCTGCTGGCCCGGGTCGAACGTTTCGATCAGATCCGGGGCGCGCAGGGCGCCGGTGTGGAGGTGGCAATGGCGTTCGAACTGCACGACCGCGACACGGGCGAGCGCCTGGCGGCGAGCGAGCTGAGCCGGAGCCTGTTCTCCGCTGCGGGTGATGGCTCCATTCACACCACGGTGGGGCTGTTCCACAAGGCACTGGAACAGATCAGCGCGGAGTGGCTGCAGCGGCTGGCCGACGCGCAGCCCTGA
- a CDS encoding AEC family transporter — protein sequence MLQTILEMFVIVALGVGVRRIGLGGLPPEQLRRGITDVVFYVLLPALVLLTLWRAELGWSTFKISALAITGVLAALALSRLLCRLCALSRRKSAALMLAAAFPNVTYLGLPVLENTFGPQARSIAIQYDLFACTPLLLTLGILVAQRYGDRGPGGDMFTRLLKVPPLWAALIAVALNLAAVPVPAMLASVLDSLASAVVPLMLLALGMGLFWPARGQLEVVALANPVIIQLLLMPLLVFGGTALLGLEGWVRTAVVLEAAMPSMVIGIVLCDRYGLDSALYAMTVTVSTLLSLLTLPLWYQWASGGF from the coding sequence ATGCTGCAGACCATCCTGGAGATGTTCGTGATCGTCGCCCTGGGCGTGGGGGTGCGCCGCATCGGCCTGGGCGGTCTGCCGCCGGAGCAGCTGCGTCGCGGCATCACCGATGTGGTGTTCTATGTCCTGCTGCCGGCGCTGGTGCTGCTGACCCTGTGGCGGGCCGAGTTGGGCTGGTCCACCTTCAAGATCTCGGCCCTGGCGATCACCGGTGTGCTGGCGGCGCTGGCGCTGAGCCGCCTGCTGTGCCGGCTCTGCGCTCTGTCCCGCCGCAAGAGCGCGGCCCTGATGCTGGCCGCCGCCTTTCCCAATGTCACCTACCTCGGACTGCCGGTACTGGAGAACACCTTCGGCCCCCAGGCCCGCAGCATCGCCATCCAGTACGACCTGTTCGCCTGCACACCGCTGCTGCTGACTCTGGGCATCCTGGTCGCGCAGCGTTATGGCGACCGCGGTCCCGGCGGCGACATGTTCACCCGATTGCTGAAGGTGCCGCCGCTGTGGGCGGCGCTGATCGCGGTGGCGCTGAACCTGGCTGCGGTGCCGGTGCCGGCGATGCTGGCCTCGGTGCTGGACAGCCTGGCCAGCGCGGTGGTGCCGCTGATGCTGCTGGCCCTGGGCATGGGCCTGTTCTGGCCGGCGCGCGGCCAGCTGGAGGTGGTGGCCCTGGCCAATCCGGTCATCATCCAGCTGCTGCTGATGCCGCTGCTGGTCTTTGGTGGAACGGCCCTGCTCGGGCTGGAGGGCTGGGTGCGCACCGCCGTGGTGCTGGAGGCGGCCATGCCGAGCATGGTCATCGGCATCGTCCTGTGCGACCGCTACGGCCTGGACAGCGCTCTCTATGCCATGACCGTGACTGTTTCGACACTTTTGAGTCTGCTGACCCTGCCCCTGTGGTATCAATGGGCGTCGGGAGGGTTCTGA